A genomic window from Serinus canaria isolate serCan28SL12 chromosome 4A, serCan2020, whole genome shotgun sequence includes:
- the LOC103816296 gene encoding diacylglycerol kinase delta isoform X2, translating into MAEKLVPGDLFSRKTRESVSSLDLDKLAPISPEAGGEESSDSEGEQEDSSHKLIRKVSTSGQMRSKKSVKEGLLLKQTSSFQRWKRRYFKLRGRTLYYAKDAKSLIFDEVDLSDASVAETSTKNINNSFTVITPFRKLILCAENRKEMEDWITALKSVQKWEIHEATQFNMEHFSGIHNWYACSHARPTFCNVCREALPGVTSHGLSCEVCKFKAHKRCAVRATNNCKWTTLASIGIEIIEDEDGVAMPHQWLEGNLPVSARCAVCDRTCGSVRRLQDWRCLWCKAIVHSACKELLGKRCPLGQYKVSIIPPTALNSIDSDGFWKATCPSTCSSPLLAFVNSKSGDNQGVKFLRKFKQFLNPAQVFDLMNGGPHLGLRLFQKFSTFRILVCGGDGSVGWVLSEIDALGLHKQCQLGVLPLGTGNDLARVLGWGSLCDDDTQLLQILEKLERATTKMLDRWSVLTYEAPKQSPSALKEEENGDSNIQVQISHYVDSVAFHLAKILESDKHSVVISSAKFLCGTVNDFVTEVGQAYKRATENKQEAELMARKCAMLNEKLDSLVRELNEEAQAIMAPEEMAQATHADVKDQEKAGSFNTNPQPRIFKSKEQLMLRANSLKKALRQIIEQTEKAVDEQNKQTQAYQGSVGPSKDSSEELKKEEEKLTTSLSPWPASRRVTVTSASSSIILDRPDTFGSLQFPEDPSTLHFLEKCVMNNYFGIGLDAKISLEFNNKRDEHPKKCSSRTKNMMWYGVLGTKELLQRTYKNLEQRVQLECDGVPISLPSLQGIAVLNIPSYAGGINFWGGTKEDNNFGAPSFDDKKLEVVAVFGSIQMAVSRVINLQHHRIAQCRVVKITIRGDEGVPVQVDGEAWIQPPGIIKIQHKNRAQMLTRDRAFESTLKSWEDKQKGESYRAATRPRLSSQQSMEYLTEEESSLLQQVSQVAETLIARSDCGKGNIVGTGKGELYCGHAEVCAQPRGALAAPAPVTRRIHEAAKAHKAMEQELAHAVNASSLALSEALSHKAAGTSEFLSRNVAVEMVLSIKELWAETRAFLEGKALDSPQEEEALQGPLSVLGQELQRLLDIHWLGPIAHPAEEEGASKGSFKLRLNIPKSRKEKDKLQKQKANSVLPADKWGSEEVAAWLETLGLGEYRDIFVRHDIQGSELILLERRDLKDLGITKVGHMKRILQAIKELSNLP; encoded by the exons ATGGCCGAGAAGCTGGTGCCTGGGGACCTGTTCTCAAGGAAGACCCGGGAATCAGTGTCATCCCTGGACTTAGACAAGCTGGCACCCATCTCTCCCGAGGCTGGTGGTGAGGAGTCGTCCGACAGCGAGGGCGAGCAGGAGGACAGTTCTCACAAGCTCATCCGGAAGGTTTCCACCTCAGGGCAGATGAGAAGCAAG AAGAGCGTAAAGGAGGGGCTGTTGCTGAAGCAGACGAGCTCCTTCCAGAGGTGGAAGAGACGATACTTCAAGCTGCGAGGCAGGACACTTTATTATGCTAAGGATGCCAAG TCCCTGATCTTTGATGAAGTGGACCTGTCTGATGCCAGTGTGGCCGAGACCAGCACCAAGAACATCAACAACAGTTTCACG GTGATCACGCCATTCAGGAAGCTCATTTTATGTGCGGAGAACCGGAAGGAGATGGAGGACTGGATCACAGCCCTGAAATCTGTCCAGAAGTGGGAGATCCATGAG GCCACACAGTTCAACATGGAGCACTTCTCGGGCATCCACAACTGGTACGCCTGCTCCCACGCCCGCCCCACCTTCTGCAATGTGTGCCGCGAAGCTCTTCCAGGGGTCACCTCCCATGGCCTCTCCTGTGAAG TCTGCAAGTTCAAGGCACACAAGCGCTGTGCCGTCAGAGCCACAAACAACTGCAAGTGGACGACTCTGGCCTCCATCGGCATTGAAATCAtcgaggatgaggatggg gTGGCCATGCCCCATCAGTGGCTGGAGGGGAACTTGCCCGTCAGTGCACGCTGTGCTGTCTGTGACCGGACCTGTGGCAGTGTCCGGAGGCTGCAGGACTGGCGGTGTCTCTGGTGCAAGGCCATT GTTCACAGTGCCTGCAAGGAGCTTCTTGGCAAGAGGTGCCCCCTGGGCCAGTACAAAGTGTCCATCATCCCCCCAACTGCCCTGAACAGCATCGATTCTGATG GTTTCTGGAAAGCCACCTGCCCCTCgacctgctccagccctctcctgGCCTTTGTCAACTCCAAGAGTGGGGACAACCAGGGTGTCAAGTTTCTGCGCAAGTTCAAGCAGTTTCTCAACCCAGCCCAAGTCTTTGACCTTATGAATGGGGGCCCACACCTGGG GCTGCGCCTCTTCCAGAAGTTCTCCACCTTCAGAATCCTGGTGTGTGGTGGGGATGGCAGTGTGGGTTGGGTGCTCTCTGAGATTGATGCCCTTGGCCTCCACAAGCAG TGTCAGTTGGGTGTCCTGCCACTGGGGACTGGTAATGACCTTGCACGAGTCCTGGGTTGGGGCAGCCTATGTGACGATGacactcagctgctgcagatcctggagaagctggaaagGGCCACCACCAAGATGCTGGACCG GTGGAGTGTGCTTACCTATGAGGCCCCCAAGCAGTCCCCCTCAGCcctgaaggaggaggaaaatggggACTCCAACATCCAG GTCCAGATCTCCCATTACGTGGACTCTGTTGCCTTTCACCTGGCCAAGATCCTGGAGTCAGACAAGCACTCAGTAGTGATCTCCTCTGCAAA GTTCCTCTGTGGCACTGTCAATGACTTTGTGACTGAAGTTGGACAGGCTTACAAGAGGGCAACGGAGAACaagcaggaggctgagctgatGGCACGGAAG TGCGCCATGCTGAATGAAAAGCTGGACTCATTGGTGCGGGAGCTGAATGAGGAAGCTCAGGCCATCATGGCCCCTGAAGAAATGGCACAGGCCACCCATGCTGATGTCAAGGACCAGGAGAAAGCTGGCAGCTTCAACACCAACCCCCAGCCTCGCATCTTCAAATCCAAGGAGCAGCTCATGCTGCGGGCAAACAGCCTGAAGAAAGCCCTGCGGCAAATCATTGAGCAGACAGAGAAAG CTGTGGATGAGCAGAACAAGCAGACCCAAGCCTACCAGGGCAGTGTGGGCCCCAGCAAGGACAGCTCGGAGGAGttaaagaaggaggaggagaagctcA CTACCTCCCTGTCACCCTGGCCAGCCTCCCGGCGGGTGACGGTGACCTCTGCGTCTTCATCCATCATCCTGGACCGGCCAGACACCTTTGGCAGCTTGCAGTTCCCTGAAGACCCCAGCACCCT ACACTTCTTGGAGAAATGTGTAATGAATAACTACTTTGGCATCGGCCTGGATGCAAAAATCTCCCTGGAGTTCAACAACAAACGCGATGAGCACCCCAAGAAGTGCAG CAGCCGCACCAAGAATATGATGTGGTATGGGGTGCTGGGCACAAAGGAGCTTCTGCAGCGCACTTACAAGAACCTGGAGCAGCGGGTACAGCTTGAG TGTGACGGGGTGCCTATCtcactgcccagcctgcagggcatTGCTGTCCTCAACATCCCCAGCTATGCTGGGGGCATCAACTTCTGGGGAGGCACCAAGGAGGACAAT AACTTTGGGGCTCCATCCTTCGATGACAAGAAGCTGGAGGTGGTGGCAGTCTTTGGCAGCATCCAGATGGCCGTGTCACGGGTCATCAACCTCCAGCACCATCGCATTGCTCAG TGCCGCGTGGTGAAGATCACCATCCGGGGCGACGagggtgtccctgtgcaggtgGATGGAGAGGCCTGGATCCAGCCACCTGGCATCATCAAAATCCAGCACAAGAACAGAGCCCAGATGCTGACAAGGGACCGG GCATTTGAAAGCACCCTCAAGTCTTGGGAGGACAAGCAGAAAGGGGAGAGCTACCGAGCAGCCACACGGCCAcggctcagctcccagcagtcCATGGAGTACCTGActgaggaggagagcagcctcTTGCAGCAGGTCTCACAGGTTGCTGAGACCCTCATTGCCAGGTCAGACTGTGGGAAGGGGAACATAGTAggcacagggaagggggaaCTCTACTGTGGCCATGCAgaggtgtgtgcccagcccaggggagccctggcagctccagcccctgtcACCCGCAGGATCCATGAGGCAGCCAAGGCTCACAAAGCCATGGAGCAGGAACTGGCACATGCAGTCAATGCCAGCTCTCTGGCACTGAGTGAAGCCCTCTCCCACAAAGCTGCTGGCACCTCAGAG TTTCTCAGCAGGAATGTGGCTGTGGAGATGGTGCTGAGCATCAAAGAGCTGTGGGCTGAGACCAGGGCATTCCTGGAAGGGAAGGCG CTGGACTCgccacaggaggaggaggcgcTTCAGGGCCCCCTGAGTGTGCTGGGCCAGGAGTTGCAGCGGCTGCTGGACATCCACTGGCTGGGCCCTATTGCCCACCCTGCTGAGGAG GAAGGTGCCAGCAAGGGCAGCTTTAAGCTTCGCCTCAACATCCCCAAGTccaggaaggagaaggacaagctgcagaagcagaaggCCAACAGTGTGCTGCCAG CAGACAAGTGGGGCTCCGAGGAGGTGGCAGCTTGGCTGGAAACGCTTGGTTTAGGGGAATACAGAGACATTTTTGTCCGGCATGACATCCAGGGCTCAGAGTTGAttctgctggagaggagagacCTTAAG GACCTGGGGATCACCAAAGTGGGCCATATGAAGAGGATCCTTCAGGCCATTAAGGAACTCAGCAACCTGCCCTag
- the LOC103816296 gene encoding diacylglycerol kinase delta isoform X3, which produces MAEKLVPGDLFSRKTRESVSSLDLDKLAPISPEAGGEESSDSEGEQEDSSHKLIRKVSTSGQMRSKKSVKEGLLLKQTSSFQRWKRRYFKLRGRTLYYAKDAKSLIFDEVDLSDASVAETSTKNINNSFTVITPFRKLILCAENRKEMEDWITALKSVQKWEIHEATQFNMEHFSGIHNWYACSHARPTFCNVCREALPGVTSHGLSCEVCKFKAHKRCAVRATNNCKWTTLASIGIEIIEDEDGVAMPHQWLEGNLPVSARCAVCDRTCGSVRRLQDWRCLWCKAIVHSACKELLGKRCPLGQYKVSIIPPTALNSIDSDGFWKATCPSTCSSPLLAFVNSKSGDNQGVKFLRKFKQFLNPAQVFDLMNGGPHLGLRLFQKFSTFRILVCGGDGSVGWVLSEIDALGLHKQCQLGVLPLGTGNDLARVLGWGSLCDDDTQLLQILEKLERATTKMLDRWSVLTYEAPKQSPSALKEEENGDSNIQVQISHYVDSVAFHLAKILESDKHSVVISSAKFLCGTVNDFVTEVGQAYKRATENKQEAELMARKCAMLNEKLDSLVRELNEEAQAIMAPEEMAQATHADVKDQEKAGSFNTNPQPRIFKSKEQLMLRANSLKKALRQIIEQTEKAVDEQNKQTQAYQGSVGPSKDSSEELKKEEEKLTTSLSPWPASRRVTVTSASSSIILDRPDTFGSLQFPEDPSTLHFLEKCVMNNYFGIGLDAKISLEFNNKRDEHPKKCSSRTKNMMWYGVLGTKELLQRTYKNLEQRVQLECDGVPISLPSLQGIAVLNIPSYAGGINFWGGTKEDNNFGAPSFDDKKLEVVAVFGSIQMAVSRVINLQHHRIAQVCRVVKITIRGDEGVPVQVDGEAWIQPPGIIKIQHKNRAQMLTRDRAFESTLKSWEDKQKGESYRAATRPRLSSQQSMEYLTEEESSLLQQVSQVAETLIARSDCGKGNIVGTGKGELYCGHAEVCAQPRGALAAPAPVTRRIHEAAKAHKAMEQELAHAVNASSLALSEALSHKAAGTSEFLSRNVAVEMVLSIKELWAETRAFLEGKALDSPQEEEALQGPLSVLGQELQRLLDIHWLGPIAHPAEEEGASKGSFKLRLNIPKSRKEKDKLQKQKANSVLPDKWGSEEVAAWLETLGLGEYRDIFVRHDIQGSELILLERRDLKDLGITKVGHMKRILQAIKELSNLP; this is translated from the exons ATGGCCGAGAAGCTGGTGCCTGGGGACCTGTTCTCAAGGAAGACCCGGGAATCAGTGTCATCCCTGGACTTAGACAAGCTGGCACCCATCTCTCCCGAGGCTGGTGGTGAGGAGTCGTCCGACAGCGAGGGCGAGCAGGAGGACAGTTCTCACAAGCTCATCCGGAAGGTTTCCACCTCAGGGCAGATGAGAAGCAAG AAGAGCGTAAAGGAGGGGCTGTTGCTGAAGCAGACGAGCTCCTTCCAGAGGTGGAAGAGACGATACTTCAAGCTGCGAGGCAGGACACTTTATTATGCTAAGGATGCCAAG TCCCTGATCTTTGATGAAGTGGACCTGTCTGATGCCAGTGTGGCCGAGACCAGCACCAAGAACATCAACAACAGTTTCACG GTGATCACGCCATTCAGGAAGCTCATTTTATGTGCGGAGAACCGGAAGGAGATGGAGGACTGGATCACAGCCCTGAAATCTGTCCAGAAGTGGGAGATCCATGAG GCCACACAGTTCAACATGGAGCACTTCTCGGGCATCCACAACTGGTACGCCTGCTCCCACGCCCGCCCCACCTTCTGCAATGTGTGCCGCGAAGCTCTTCCAGGGGTCACCTCCCATGGCCTCTCCTGTGAAG TCTGCAAGTTCAAGGCACACAAGCGCTGTGCCGTCAGAGCCACAAACAACTGCAAGTGGACGACTCTGGCCTCCATCGGCATTGAAATCAtcgaggatgaggatggg gTGGCCATGCCCCATCAGTGGCTGGAGGGGAACTTGCCCGTCAGTGCACGCTGTGCTGTCTGTGACCGGACCTGTGGCAGTGTCCGGAGGCTGCAGGACTGGCGGTGTCTCTGGTGCAAGGCCATT GTTCACAGTGCCTGCAAGGAGCTTCTTGGCAAGAGGTGCCCCCTGGGCCAGTACAAAGTGTCCATCATCCCCCCAACTGCCCTGAACAGCATCGATTCTGATG GTTTCTGGAAAGCCACCTGCCCCTCgacctgctccagccctctcctgGCCTTTGTCAACTCCAAGAGTGGGGACAACCAGGGTGTCAAGTTTCTGCGCAAGTTCAAGCAGTTTCTCAACCCAGCCCAAGTCTTTGACCTTATGAATGGGGGCCCACACCTGGG GCTGCGCCTCTTCCAGAAGTTCTCCACCTTCAGAATCCTGGTGTGTGGTGGGGATGGCAGTGTGGGTTGGGTGCTCTCTGAGATTGATGCCCTTGGCCTCCACAAGCAG TGTCAGTTGGGTGTCCTGCCACTGGGGACTGGTAATGACCTTGCACGAGTCCTGGGTTGGGGCAGCCTATGTGACGATGacactcagctgctgcagatcctggagaagctggaaagGGCCACCACCAAGATGCTGGACCG GTGGAGTGTGCTTACCTATGAGGCCCCCAAGCAGTCCCCCTCAGCcctgaaggaggaggaaaatggggACTCCAACATCCAG GTCCAGATCTCCCATTACGTGGACTCTGTTGCCTTTCACCTGGCCAAGATCCTGGAGTCAGACAAGCACTCAGTAGTGATCTCCTCTGCAAA GTTCCTCTGTGGCACTGTCAATGACTTTGTGACTGAAGTTGGACAGGCTTACAAGAGGGCAACGGAGAACaagcaggaggctgagctgatGGCACGGAAG TGCGCCATGCTGAATGAAAAGCTGGACTCATTGGTGCGGGAGCTGAATGAGGAAGCTCAGGCCATCATGGCCCCTGAAGAAATGGCACAGGCCACCCATGCTGATGTCAAGGACCAGGAGAAAGCTGGCAGCTTCAACACCAACCCCCAGCCTCGCATCTTCAAATCCAAGGAGCAGCTCATGCTGCGGGCAAACAGCCTGAAGAAAGCCCTGCGGCAAATCATTGAGCAGACAGAGAAAG CTGTGGATGAGCAGAACAAGCAGACCCAAGCCTACCAGGGCAGTGTGGGCCCCAGCAAGGACAGCTCGGAGGAGttaaagaaggaggaggagaagctcA CTACCTCCCTGTCACCCTGGCCAGCCTCCCGGCGGGTGACGGTGACCTCTGCGTCTTCATCCATCATCCTGGACCGGCCAGACACCTTTGGCAGCTTGCAGTTCCCTGAAGACCCCAGCACCCT ACACTTCTTGGAGAAATGTGTAATGAATAACTACTTTGGCATCGGCCTGGATGCAAAAATCTCCCTGGAGTTCAACAACAAACGCGATGAGCACCCCAAGAAGTGCAG CAGCCGCACCAAGAATATGATGTGGTATGGGGTGCTGGGCACAAAGGAGCTTCTGCAGCGCACTTACAAGAACCTGGAGCAGCGGGTACAGCTTGAG TGTGACGGGGTGCCTATCtcactgcccagcctgcagggcatTGCTGTCCTCAACATCCCCAGCTATGCTGGGGGCATCAACTTCTGGGGAGGCACCAAGGAGGACAAT AACTTTGGGGCTCCATCCTTCGATGACAAGAAGCTGGAGGTGGTGGCAGTCTTTGGCAGCATCCAGATGGCCGTGTCACGGGTCATCAACCTCCAGCACCATCGCATTGCTCAGGTA TGCCGCGTGGTGAAGATCACCATCCGGGGCGACGagggtgtccctgtgcaggtgGATGGAGAGGCCTGGATCCAGCCACCTGGCATCATCAAAATCCAGCACAAGAACAGAGCCCAGATGCTGACAAGGGACCGG GCATTTGAAAGCACCCTCAAGTCTTGGGAGGACAAGCAGAAAGGGGAGAGCTACCGAGCAGCCACACGGCCAcggctcagctcccagcagtcCATGGAGTACCTGActgaggaggagagcagcctcTTGCAGCAGGTCTCACAGGTTGCTGAGACCCTCATTGCCAGGTCAGACTGTGGGAAGGGGAACATAGTAggcacagggaagggggaaCTCTACTGTGGCCATGCAgaggtgtgtgcccagcccaggggagccctggcagctccagcccctgtcACCCGCAGGATCCATGAGGCAGCCAAGGCTCACAAAGCCATGGAGCAGGAACTGGCACATGCAGTCAATGCCAGCTCTCTGGCACTGAGTGAAGCCCTCTCCCACAAAGCTGCTGGCACCTCAGAG TTTCTCAGCAGGAATGTGGCTGTGGAGATGGTGCTGAGCATCAAAGAGCTGTGGGCTGAGACCAGGGCATTCCTGGAAGGGAAGGCG CTGGACTCgccacaggaggaggaggcgcTTCAGGGCCCCCTGAGTGTGCTGGGCCAGGAGTTGCAGCGGCTGCTGGACATCCACTGGCTGGGCCCTATTGCCCACCCTGCTGAGGAG GAAGGTGCCAGCAAGGGCAGCTTTAAGCTTCGCCTCAACATCCCCAAGTccaggaaggagaaggacaagctgcagaagcagaaggCCAACAGTGTGCTGCCAG ACAAGTGGGGCTCCGAGGAGGTGGCAGCTTGGCTGGAAACGCTTGGTTTAGGGGAATACAGAGACATTTTTGTCCGGCATGACATCCAGGGCTCAGAGTTGAttctgctggagaggagagacCTTAAG GACCTGGGGATCACCAAAGTGGGCCATATGAAGAGGATCCTTCAGGCCATTAAGGAACTCAGCAACCTGCCCTag
- the LOC103816296 gene encoding diacylglycerol kinase delta isoform X6, with product MAEKLVPGDLFSRKTRESVSSLDLDKLAPISPEAGGEESSDSEGEQEDSSHKLIRKVSTSGQMRSKKSVKEGLLLKQTSSFQRWKRRYFKLRGRTLYYAKDAKSLIFDEVDLSDASVAETSTKNINNSFTVITPFRKLILCAENRKEMEDWITALKSVQKWEIHEATQFNMEHFSGIHNWYACSHARPTFCNVCREALPGVTSHGLSCEVCKFKAHKRCAVRATNNCKWTTLASIGIEIIEDEDGVAMPHQWLEGNLPVSARCAVCDRTCGSVRRLQDWRCLWCKAIVHSACKELLGKRCPLGQYKVSIIPPTALNSIDSDGFWKATCPSTCSSPLLAFVNSKSGDNQGVKFLRKFKQFLNPAQVFDLMNGGPHLGLRLFQKFSTFRILVCGGDGSVGWVLSEIDALGLHKQCQLGVLPLGTGNDLARVLGWGSLCDDDTQLLQILEKLERATTKMLDRWSVLTYEAPKQSPSALKEEENGDSNIQVQISHYVDSVAFHLAKILESDKHSVVISSAKFLCGTVNDFVTEVGQAYKRATENKQEAELMARKCAMLNEKLDSLVRELNEEAQAIMAPEEMAQATHADVKDQEKAGSFNTNPQPRIFKSKEQLMLRANSLKKALRQIIEQTEKAVDEQNKQTQAYQGSVGPSKDSSEELKKEEEKLTSRRVTVTSASSSIILDRPDTFGSLQFPEDPSTLHFLEKCVMNNYFGIGLDAKISLEFNNKRDEHPKKCSSRTKNMMWYGVLGTKELLQRTYKNLEQRVQLECDGVPISLPSLQGIAVLNIPSYAGGINFWGGTKEDNNFGAPSFDDKKLEVVAVFGSIQMAVSRVINLQHHRIAQVCRVVKITIRGDEGVPVQVDGEAWIQPPGIIKIQHKNRAQMLTRDRAFESTLKSWEDKQKGESYRAATRPRLSSQQSMEYLTEEESSLLQQVSQVAETLIARSDCGKGNIVGTGKGELYCGHAEVCAQPRGALAAPAPVTRRIHEAAKAHKAMEQELAHAVNASSLALSEALSHKAAGTSEFLSRNVAVEMVLSIKELWAETRAFLEGKALDSPQEEEALQGPLSVLGQELQRLLDIHWLGPIAHPAEEEGASKGSFKLRLNIPKSRKEKDKLQKQKANSVLPADKWGSEEVAAWLETLGLGEYRDIFVRHDIQGSELILLERRDLKDLGITKVGHMKRILQAIKELSNLP from the exons ATGGCCGAGAAGCTGGTGCCTGGGGACCTGTTCTCAAGGAAGACCCGGGAATCAGTGTCATCCCTGGACTTAGACAAGCTGGCACCCATCTCTCCCGAGGCTGGTGGTGAGGAGTCGTCCGACAGCGAGGGCGAGCAGGAGGACAGTTCTCACAAGCTCATCCGGAAGGTTTCCACCTCAGGGCAGATGAGAAGCAAG AAGAGCGTAAAGGAGGGGCTGTTGCTGAAGCAGACGAGCTCCTTCCAGAGGTGGAAGAGACGATACTTCAAGCTGCGAGGCAGGACACTTTATTATGCTAAGGATGCCAAG TCCCTGATCTTTGATGAAGTGGACCTGTCTGATGCCAGTGTGGCCGAGACCAGCACCAAGAACATCAACAACAGTTTCACG GTGATCACGCCATTCAGGAAGCTCATTTTATGTGCGGAGAACCGGAAGGAGATGGAGGACTGGATCACAGCCCTGAAATCTGTCCAGAAGTGGGAGATCCATGAG GCCACACAGTTCAACATGGAGCACTTCTCGGGCATCCACAACTGGTACGCCTGCTCCCACGCCCGCCCCACCTTCTGCAATGTGTGCCGCGAAGCTCTTCCAGGGGTCACCTCCCATGGCCTCTCCTGTGAAG TCTGCAAGTTCAAGGCACACAAGCGCTGTGCCGTCAGAGCCACAAACAACTGCAAGTGGACGACTCTGGCCTCCATCGGCATTGAAATCAtcgaggatgaggatggg gTGGCCATGCCCCATCAGTGGCTGGAGGGGAACTTGCCCGTCAGTGCACGCTGTGCTGTCTGTGACCGGACCTGTGGCAGTGTCCGGAGGCTGCAGGACTGGCGGTGTCTCTGGTGCAAGGCCATT GTTCACAGTGCCTGCAAGGAGCTTCTTGGCAAGAGGTGCCCCCTGGGCCAGTACAAAGTGTCCATCATCCCCCCAACTGCCCTGAACAGCATCGATTCTGATG GTTTCTGGAAAGCCACCTGCCCCTCgacctgctccagccctctcctgGCCTTTGTCAACTCCAAGAGTGGGGACAACCAGGGTGTCAAGTTTCTGCGCAAGTTCAAGCAGTTTCTCAACCCAGCCCAAGTCTTTGACCTTATGAATGGGGGCCCACACCTGGG GCTGCGCCTCTTCCAGAAGTTCTCCACCTTCAGAATCCTGGTGTGTGGTGGGGATGGCAGTGTGGGTTGGGTGCTCTCTGAGATTGATGCCCTTGGCCTCCACAAGCAG TGTCAGTTGGGTGTCCTGCCACTGGGGACTGGTAATGACCTTGCACGAGTCCTGGGTTGGGGCAGCCTATGTGACGATGacactcagctgctgcagatcctggagaagctggaaagGGCCACCACCAAGATGCTGGACCG GTGGAGTGTGCTTACCTATGAGGCCCCCAAGCAGTCCCCCTCAGCcctgaaggaggaggaaaatggggACTCCAACATCCAG GTCCAGATCTCCCATTACGTGGACTCTGTTGCCTTTCACCTGGCCAAGATCCTGGAGTCAGACAAGCACTCAGTAGTGATCTCCTCTGCAAA GTTCCTCTGTGGCACTGTCAATGACTTTGTGACTGAAGTTGGACAGGCTTACAAGAGGGCAACGGAGAACaagcaggaggctgagctgatGGCACGGAAG TGCGCCATGCTGAATGAAAAGCTGGACTCATTGGTGCGGGAGCTGAATGAGGAAGCTCAGGCCATCATGGCCCCTGAAGAAATGGCACAGGCCACCCATGCTGATGTCAAGGACCAGGAGAAAGCTGGCAGCTTCAACACCAACCCCCAGCCTCGCATCTTCAAATCCAAGGAGCAGCTCATGCTGCGGGCAAACAGCCTGAAGAAAGCCCTGCGGCAAATCATTGAGCAGACAGAGAAAG CTGTGGATGAGCAGAACAAGCAGACCCAAGCCTACCAGGGCAGTGTGGGCCCCAGCAAGGACAGCTCGGAGGAGttaaagaaggaggaggagaagctcA CCTCCCGGCGGGTGACGGTGACCTCTGCGTCTTCATCCATCATCCTGGACCGGCCAGACACCTTTGGCAGCTTGCAGTTCCCTGAAGACCCCAGCACCCT ACACTTCTTGGAGAAATGTGTAATGAATAACTACTTTGGCATCGGCCTGGATGCAAAAATCTCCCTGGAGTTCAACAACAAACGCGATGAGCACCCCAAGAAGTGCAG CAGCCGCACCAAGAATATGATGTGGTATGGGGTGCTGGGCACAAAGGAGCTTCTGCAGCGCACTTACAAGAACCTGGAGCAGCGGGTACAGCTTGAG TGTGACGGGGTGCCTATCtcactgcccagcctgcagggcatTGCTGTCCTCAACATCCCCAGCTATGCTGGGGGCATCAACTTCTGGGGAGGCACCAAGGAGGACAAT AACTTTGGGGCTCCATCCTTCGATGACAAGAAGCTGGAGGTGGTGGCAGTCTTTGGCAGCATCCAGATGGCCGTGTCACGGGTCATCAACCTCCAGCACCATCGCATTGCTCAGGTA TGCCGCGTGGTGAAGATCACCATCCGGGGCGACGagggtgtccctgtgcaggtgGATGGAGAGGCCTGGATCCAGCCACCTGGCATCATCAAAATCCAGCACAAGAACAGAGCCCAGATGCTGACAAGGGACCGG GCATTTGAAAGCACCCTCAAGTCTTGGGAGGACAAGCAGAAAGGGGAGAGCTACCGAGCAGCCACACGGCCAcggctcagctcccagcagtcCATGGAGTACCTGActgaggaggagagcagcctcTTGCAGCAGGTCTCACAGGTTGCTGAGACCCTCATTGCCAGGTCAGACTGTGGGAAGGGGAACATAGTAggcacagggaagggggaaCTCTACTGTGGCCATGCAgaggtgtgtgcccagcccaggggagccctggcagctccagcccctgtcACCCGCAGGATCCATGAGGCAGCCAAGGCTCACAAAGCCATGGAGCAGGAACTGGCACATGCAGTCAATGCCAGCTCTCTGGCACTGAGTGAAGCCCTCTCCCACAAAGCTGCTGGCACCTCAGAG TTTCTCAGCAGGAATGTGGCTGTGGAGATGGTGCTGAGCATCAAAGAGCTGTGGGCTGAGACCAGGGCATTCCTGGAAGGGAAGGCG CTGGACTCgccacaggaggaggaggcgcTTCAGGGCCCCCTGAGTGTGCTGGGCCAGGAGTTGCAGCGGCTGCTGGACATCCACTGGCTGGGCCCTATTGCCCACCCTGCTGAGGAG GAAGGTGCCAGCAAGGGCAGCTTTAAGCTTCGCCTCAACATCCCCAAGTccaggaaggagaaggacaagctgcagaagcagaaggCCAACAGTGTGCTGCCAG CAGACAAGTGGGGCTCCGAGGAGGTGGCAGCTTGGCTGGAAACGCTTGGTTTAGGGGAATACAGAGACATTTTTGTCCGGCATGACATCCAGGGCTCAGAGTTGAttctgctggagaggagagacCTTAAG GACCTGGGGATCACCAAAGTGGGCCATATGAAGAGGATCCTTCAGGCCATTAAGGAACTCAGCAACCTGCCCTag